From the genome of Xiphophorus couchianus chromosome 15, X_couchianus-1.0, whole genome shotgun sequence:
aaatacatttaataatatataataataatatatttatttatttatttattgtgtagTAAATTTTCTTAATCTGGGACCTGAGTCCAAATTGTGTACCACAAACAAGCAAAGGTGGTATGACAATAAGAAATCCTTCAATCCTAGTGTACTGTATATTAAAGGACCTGGAATACAtcttctgggaaaaaaaattgttctatCAAAGTATATAGAAAGCCAGACTTTTGAAATtttcctaataaaaaaaacaaaaaaacagaaaaaagacaagaaaatacTAAATGGATGCTTCCATGCCTGTTTTGAGTCTTTGCATGTACGGCCTGAAAATCTCTTGGGCATGCAGCTATCTGCTGTGGAATCTTAAACCTTCAGTagatttactgaacaaaagcaagGGATCTTCAATAAACTGTACAGAGCAATCTGCAGTTGCTCTCTTTGTAGTGTTACTTTCTGACTGACAGGCTGAGCATCAGGCATGTAGCAGCAGAGTTTACAGATGTACAGTGAAATGTTCTGTCACATGATGATTTCAGATCAGAGGCTCTTAGCACGTTTAATTACACTCACTGACAAACTAGTTAAGCACCTGGACAGAATGATGGGATCAAAGCGAGGTGTGTTAAAggtcataaaaatgtgttggaaaAGATATTACAACATTGGATCAGCTCAGTAGTAGATTCAGATGCTACACTACAGTGTAGGAAACTTTCACCTAGTCAACTCCAGTATCTGAGCCACAATCTGGCTCAGATTGAGGTTAGTTTGTATTCACACCAGaagcaaactgcaccagagtttgCTTGGAAGTGGACAGAAACCACCTCAGGTCCAGTTGTTTGGTTCACACAGGATTCACAAGTATTCACACTTGTACAAAAGATCCAAACCAACAGGGTGGATAGATGTGAACACACACATAGAGTGTACGTCTGAAGGAAGTGTTGTGTTGAAAAACTGACTCAAACCAGTTCTTAATGAATGTTTTGTCCCTCTTTACACAGCCCACCAGTGATGCTCAGAGGAACGGGCAACAGCCGGCTCCCAGAGGAGGACGGGAGCCGGCCGAAAGGCAGCAGTTCTGCCAGTGGCCTTGCAAGTGTGCTGAGAGGAAGTACTGTGCCCCGGGAGTGAGCTCCGTCCTTGACGGCTGCGGCTGCTGCAAAAGCTGTGCGCGGCAGATAGGGGAGCGCTGCAATGAGAGGGATGTGTGTGACCCACACAAGGGCATGTACTGTGACTTCTCAGCAGACAAGCCTAGATATGAGGTTGGAGTGTGTGCATGTAAGTGTCTCTCCTTTAATTTAGTCAGAGCTCTACACAGTTACATCAGAAAGATCATTCTTGATTGAATAGTGCAacgtttgttttttccacattcaaGACAGCTTCAGagccaaaagtattcactcctcgaagtttttttttcttgctgtttgtgacaatacaaccacaaacttcaatgtgttttcttgggattttatgtcaaaGACCAACACACAGTGGCAGGAAAAGAAGAGATGTggaaaatgcaacatttcagtTTAGTCCATTTTACTCCAGTGGAATCAATTGTCCTGTTTAAAAGAGGCAGCATCATGTAAAAAGCAACTTTtgtgagctttacatcatgttataaagttaCTCCATCATCACaaacatacatggagtgttgtcttgattctttcaggagaaatcctttaatctccatggcgaccagctgtgcaaaacacctggttggacctagcgcTGCCTTCTAACGGCTCCTccacttcctgaaggcggagtttcagaaagagcgaAATTGTCTTAAAcggacagaggcccaatttcaaagtgttaaattacaaagtcaaatttcttttaaatcatgtttgatatatgcagcatttttataacaactgaagctaGCCATAActtcattgtgctataaaaatggcaaacatgatactgtccctttaagtcACCTAAATGACAGAAGAACACAGCAAATCAGTCAGGAAGaactgaaggagctgcagagtcacagcaaaaaaagaaaactctgctGCTAAGATAACTTTTAGTTTCACcccaaatatgatttttatgaataaatggcaagaagaaagccatgaGAAGTCCACTTCCAGTTCTTCACAAGCAATGAATCATTTGTGCATCACAATTCAGATGCACACCACACTATTCAGATTCTAAGTTGTAAATAATTTAGTGAACAAAGTATCACTTGTcctccacttcacagttatatAACTTAGTGTTGGTCGATCCCTtagttgtattttatatatGAATATTTCCATACACATGAACACACAGTCTGACACAGGTTTTGTGGGAATGTCAAGATGAAAACCGTCAAGAGCGAAAAGCACAGGTGAAGCCCAAACAGAGCTGGGCCCCGGGCAGCTCAGCTGGAAACCAATGCAAAAACAAGCTGGTGTGAAAAAAACCTGCggggattttttttagatatattaCTCTGTGGGGAGTTTCAAAGAAGCTCTCTGCTATCTTTACATCAGACACATTCCAGAGATGTTTGTTGTTCACATGCATGTGATAAAGATCTACTGTTATCAGACTGTTAAACTCATCTAATCCTGCCATGTCAGTCACAGATTAATTGTTTTCCATCATAAAATCAGATTGAAATCTGATTTTTGGGGGTGATGCATAGGAGGGCTCATATTGATGATGTAAAAGCTAAAATGTCAACACCTATTGCATTATCGAATACAAtaacatattttgtaaataagaaaTCCCTTAAATGTTATGGTCTTCCATATATGAGTTATAGTGTGGAGATCTGGAGAAACTCGTATGAAACTAACACAGAAGAGAACTGTATGAATTAGAACTgcatcagattatttttatccaactaatgaaatatttctcacaccacatgctttaaaatattacgAATCAGTCACATAACTAATTACGTGACTAATTCTTAATTAAATCTCCTTATCTGGTGTGAGTCACTGAACTGTGTGGAGCGCGCTCCCTGAATCAGAGGCAATAACAACGGATGGTTGGGTGAATGAATGTGATATCATGTGTTTCCAGATGCAGTAAAaggctctttttctttttcaacaacGCGTTGTTGATTATGTACAACACTGATTGATAATTTACATCCTATAATAAACTCCTTCCCAGGTGTACAGAAagtgaagaaacaaacaagaaaataaaattttttaaataaaaacactaaaggtCAGGatgaatatgaaaaacaaatgttcttcAGTCTGAGGGATGCAGGTGGGAATAATTGTTGTGtcgagttaaaacatttttcactctttaaaaaatatatattcaagtcatttgctaaacaaatacaataaggTCTGATTATGTTGACTCTCATGGGTTTGTCTGCAGACTCAGCTGGAGTTCTTTGCAgttatgttttagaaaaatatacaggAAAGAATGTGATGATGCTTTATGCATCACAAAGTGAATGTAGAATAAGCTACACTTTTCTCAATCTACACTTTGTGTTCTTGCCATCAATGGAAATCTAAATAGTCTTTACCTATTTTTGTACTGGTTTCATCTTGTGTTTTCagtattatattttttcttttttgacttgTGTATGGAAAGgttgaaaatggctgaaaaaaaaaagaaagaaaagtggcCCATACCAGCGTCCGCCCTGCAGTTTTGACAAATAATGCAACAGCGTAACATAATGTGTGTTGAGGGTTCTCTAAAGTTGcattttctaaaactttaaTCCCAAATGAggattaaataatttgttaaaacaaacactgaaatgacTGGAGACTAACTTTATATCCTCATAAGTAATGAAACTCAGTCTGGTCTTTATGTGTTTGCTGGAGAACATTAAGTGTGGAAAACCTCATTCCATATTTTCAAAGGATCGTATTTATCAAGAGAAAAATGAACTGGCCCTGAGCTCAAAGGCAAAACCACATGAGGAGTCCTGACGCATTTCCCCTCTCTAACAGACATGATGGCGGTTGGCTGTGACCTGAATGGGCTCCACTATGAGAACGGGGAAACCTTCCAGCCCAGCCCCCTCTATAAGTGCACATGCATCGCCGGAGCCATCGGCTGCACGCCTGCTTTCATCCAGAAGCCTGCTGGCCTGCTGGGCCCCGTGCCGCTGATGGGCAACAGACCGGCCGGCCTCCGCAACGGCCCAAACCCCGGCAAACACCAGCAGGAGACCACATACATGACAGGTGTGTGTTCAGAGTAACTGGCCTGGAACTGGCTGGAGATGATTGGAGCTGGATTTCCAACGTTGAGGAAATGATCATAATGAGGAAGACTGATCGTTTTCTGAAGCGATGGTAATCCTGGGACTTCTATTTAATATCTACATTCTCCCACTAGTTCAGGTTacaacaacactgcaaaaacacaaaatcctacccaGTTAGTCTTGTGTCTAATGTatatatcttagttcacttgaaataagacaaaacgaacttacaagtaatttttcagcaagatataggaatttgttttcagtcaataattccttaatattgatcagtttcactggcagattatttcacttataacaagacatttttgccatattatgagtgaaataatctgacagtggaactagatttattttaataaatattcaagaattattaacttaaaacaacctcctatatctttttgaaaagtttcttctacgttagttttgtcttatttcaggtcaactaagatatttgcactagaaaccaaaccaaacatattgggtaagattttgtgtttttggagtgaAGAAATAAGAGTAGTGACCATAAATACGCAGATGACACACAGTTCTACATTCTGATGTCATCAGGTGATTGAACCCGTCCAAATCAATTAGATCAAATCAATATGTGGACGAGTCATAACTTCCTCCagctgaagagaaacaaaactgcagtttttccaGCTAGAAACTAGAAATCAGGCCCGAAATCTGGATGATGGAGTCAGACATAATGATATTTGAGGTCTTCTGGAAACTGCTTTCAGCATCTTGTGGTCTCCTTGGAACATACTTGGGTATGTTGAAAGTTGTCCCCCATTTGTAGGTTATCTTTGTAAAATAGAATGgttgatttaaaattattttgagcCTATTTAAATCCCCTGTGAGACTCATGAGCAGCTAGTATCTCCTACTCAGCAACGTATCTACTGACGAGAAGTCTGAGctttaaatacacaaaagtCCATCAAAATGCTAAGTAATAATCCTCTAACCATGTAGACATGGTGGTGCCATAGCTtgcgattattttagtaatcaattattatatcaattattctgatgataaGAGTCGtggcaaaaaaacccacattctGCAGACTTTTCATTTAGCCACTAAGGcttattttgtacaatattagaaatacatacaaaaatgcaaataaacatttcaataataataataataataataataagcatgGTCTTGCCTAAAATGTAACAGCATTTGTTTAGtgaacacttgaacatttggagctaaaaagaaaatacttctaacatcaacatgtgaaaagatCAGCcgtttctgcttgacttaacatcaacaCAGTGTAGAGCtggtgacttttaaaaaaagattcataATTGGATAGCagcttaaatgcaaaatatatatttttgtacagtttgatgtaattactgctctgagtgagCCATTCTTTCAGCAGAGGGCCTTTTTTCAActtgtatactccagttaacgactattcaattactaaattagttgacaattatttcaataataggttaatcacagttaatattattaatttttcagcCCTAAAACTGATTAGTCTTCTCACTATTTTCAACTGGTTGAAGTTAAGAAAAAATGCCTACATGTCCAAAtattctacaaaaataaaaatggccgTCTTGCAATGTTCTAATTTTCTCACCTTACTGTATTACACAATGAAACATTCCCAAGCCTAAGTTGCCATCTCTGTTGTAATTATAATCAGACCAGCGCCCCCTACAGGGTGCTGGTGACACAGCACCCTTTAACTATAACACTGAAGGCTTACAGGGATCCTCCTTTAGCTTGGAAGAAGAGCTGTCTGGTCCAGACGACCCCCTGGAGCCCCTGCTCCAACACCTGTGGACTGGGCATCTCCGTCCGCGTCAACAACGACAACGCAAAATGTGAGATGAGGAAAGATCGGCGCCTGTGTCTGCTGCGGccttgtgaaaaaaatctgctgaagAGCATCAAGGTGATGACTTCGTCTCAGTTAACGTGTGTTTTCATTGTGACGATGTTGGGGCGCACTGATAAGA
Proteins encoded in this window:
- the ccn6 gene encoding cellular communication network factor 6, translating into MLSLLCCSLVLIFAQQPTSDAQRNGQQPAPRGGREPAERQQFCQWPCKCAERKYCAPGVSSVLDGCGCCKSCARQIGERCNERDVCDPHKGMYCDFSADKPRYEVGVCAYMMAVGCDLNGLHYENGETFQPSPLYKCTCIAGAIGCTPAFIQKPAGLLGPVPLMGNRPAGLRNGPNPGKHQQETTYMTAWKKSCLVQTTPWSPCSNTCGLGISVRVNNDNAKCEMRKDRRLCLLRPCEKNLLKSIKVPKGKTCRPKFQAKKAEKLRLSGCTSTKKFRPTYCGVCKDKRCCVPNKSHMIKVNFTCKTGSSVQWKMQWISSCVCQKKCTDPGDMFSDLQLL